From the genome of Methanobacterium sp., one region includes:
- a CDS encoding 30S ribosomal protein S8, whose product MTLMDPLADALTNMRNNEMQGNNKCTVSPASKMIGQVLRTMQKEGYIGEFEYVDDDKAGMFTVELEGNINKCGVIKPRHAVKKDEFEKFEKRYLPSKNFGIMIVTTPEGIMTHNEAKERGIGGRLLVYVY is encoded by the coding sequence ATGACTCTTATGGATCCTCTGGCCGACGCCCTTACTAATATGCGGAACAACGAGATGCAGGGAAACAATAAATGTACAGTATCTCCCGCATCTAAAATGATTGGGCAGGTCCTGAGGACGATGCAAAAAGAAGGTTACATTGGTGAATTTGAATATGTTGACGATGATAAAGCAGGCATGTTCACCGTGGAACTAGAGGGAAATATAAACAAGTGCGGTGTGATAAAGCCCAGGCACGCCGTGAAAAAAGATGAATTCGAAAAATTCGAAAAACGATACCTACCATCCAAAAACTTCGGGATAATGATTGTAACAACCCCCGAAGGGATAATGACCCACAACGAAGCTAAAGAACGTGGTATCGGTGGTAGATTACTGGTATACGTTTATTAA
- a CDS encoding 50S ribosomal protein L6 — MALAVVLREEIPIPEGVEVTIDKEITVKGPKGELKRKFKQGNVTIKQEDSMVVLETRFPKKKDKAMLGTIKSHISNMIHGLTEGYTYRMKIVYAHFPMTVKAAKEKVTIENFLGERYPRTAKIVGSAQVKIQGDEVTVTGVNKENVGQTMANLEQATKIKGRDPRVFQDGIYLVAKE; from the coding sequence ATGGCTTTAGCAGTGGTTTTAAGGGAGGAAATCCCCATCCCAGAAGGCGTGGAAGTCACCATTGACAAAGAAATAACAGTCAAGGGACCCAAAGGAGAACTTAAACGCAAGTTCAAACAGGGTAATGTTACTATCAAACAAGAAGATAGTATGGTGGTCTTAGAAACTCGCTTCCCAAAAAAGAAGGATAAAGCTATGCTGGGCACTATCAAGTCTCACATTAGCAACATGATCCACGGATTAACCGAAGGATACACTTACCGAATGAAGATTGTTTACGCTCACTTTCCAATGACAGTGAAAGCTGCCAAGGAAAAGGTAACCATTGAAAACTTCCTGGGAGAAAGATACCCTCGCACAGCCAAAATAGTGGGCAGTGCACAGGTTAAAATTCAGGGAGATGAAGTAACCGTTACCGGTGTAAACAAGGAAAACGTGGGCCAGACAATGGCCAACCTTGAACAGGCTACTAAAATCAAGGGAAGAGACCCCAGGGTGTTCCAGGACGGAATATACCTGGTGGCTAAGGAGTGA
- a CDS encoding 50S ribosomal protein L19e — MNLTTQKRLAADLLKVGVNRVWIDPNNLEEVSRAITREGVNKLIQDGYIKARPKKGISSYRSKKIAEQKKKGRRKGRGSIKGAKGARNPKKKAWMTTIRALRKDLKDMRDEREINRTTYRKLYRMAKGGAFRSKSYMKTYARDHDLLR; from the coding sequence ATGAATCTTACTACTCAGAAGAGACTAGCTGCGGACCTGCTTAAAGTAGGTGTTAATCGTGTCTGGATAGACCCTAACAACCTGGAAGAGGTTTCCCGGGCAATTACCCGGGAAGGAGTTAACAAACTCATCCAGGATGGTTACATTAAAGCACGACCCAAAAAGGGAATCAGCAGTTACCGATCAAAAAAGATAGCGGAACAGAAAAAGAAAGGAAGAAGAAAAGGTAGAGGAAGTATTAAAGGAGCTAAAGGGGCTAGAAACCCTAAGAAGAAAGCCTGGATGACTACCATCAGGGCCCTCCGAAAAGACCTCAAGGACATGAGGGATGAACGTGAAATTAATCGCACCACCTACCGTAAGCTATACAGAATGGCTAAAGGTGGAGCATTCCGTAGTAAATCCTACATGAAAACCTACGCCAGGGACCACGACCTTTTAAGATAA
- a CDS encoding 50S ribosomal protein L14e codes for MPAIEVGRICMKISGREAGEKCVIVEIIDDKFVEVMGSAVKNRRCNIKHLEPLDQVIEIKSEDPEEIKKEFEAAIA; via the coding sequence ATGCCCGCAATAGAAGTTGGAAGAATTTGTATGAAAATCTCCGGAAGAGAAGCCGGTGAAAAATGTGTAATAGTCGAGATCATAGATGATAAATTTGTGGAAGTAATGGGAAGTGCCGTTAAAAACCGCAGATGCAACATAAAACACCTGGAACCATTGGACCAGGTAATTGAAATCAAGAGTGAAGATCCTGAAGAAATCAAAAAAGAATTTGAAGCAGCTATTGCTTAA
- a CDS encoding uL15 family ribosomal protein, protein MIRRTRKIRKLRGSRTIGGGCSKKRRGAGHRGGRGKAGGHKHMWTWVVKFDPDRYGKHGFKRPQKTINKFKTVNLDYLDDNAEKLVEKELAQKEGDNIIIDVTQLGYDKVLGKGKITRSLTIKAPHFSASAVRKIEENGGEAVSL, encoded by the coding sequence ATGATAAGAAGAACCCGTAAGATACGGAAATTGCGTGGCTCCCGAACTATTGGGGGCGGTTGCTCTAAGAAGAGAAGAGGAGCCGGTCACCGTGGTGGGAGAGGAAAAGCCGGAGGCCATAAACATATGTGGACCTGGGTAGTTAAGTTCGACCCGGACCGATATGGTAAGCACGGTTTTAAAAGACCACAAAAAACCATTAATAAGTTTAAAACTGTGAACCTGGATTATCTGGATGATAATGCAGAAAAACTGGTTGAAAAAGAATTAGCCCAGAAGGAAGGTGACAATATCATCATCGATGTCACCCAATTAGGATACGATAAAGTACTGGGCAAAGGAAAGATCACCAGATCTCTCACCATTAAAGCACCTCACTTCTCTGCAAGTGCTGTTCGAAAAATTGAAGAAAATGGGGGAGAAGCAGTCAGTCTCTAA
- a CDS encoding adenylate kinase → MKVVVVAGIPGSGSTTVLQHALKETDYVHVNYGDVMLEIAQEMKLVEDRDSMRKLPPETQKEVQKKAAGTIRARAEKANTIVDTHCTIKTPSGFLPGLPQWVLEELQPDMFILIEADGDEILMRRVSDTTRIRDTERLQDINLHQEMNRATAMAYAVYTGATVKIIENHNDQLESSVEEMKKTL, encoded by the coding sequence ATGAAAGTTGTTGTAGTTGCAGGAATACCAGGATCAGGAAGCACCACCGTGCTTCAACATGCCCTAAAAGAAACAGATTACGTTCACGTGAATTACGGTGATGTTATGCTGGAAATAGCCCAGGAAATGAAACTGGTGGAAGACCGGGATTCCATGCGCAAACTCCCCCCTGAAACCCAGAAAGAAGTCCAGAAAAAAGCAGCTGGAACCATACGGGCAAGGGCGGAGAAAGCCAACACCATTGTGGACACACACTGCACCATTAAAACTCCCTCAGGTTTCCTACCTGGCCTACCTCAATGGGTACTGGAGGAACTGCAGCCAGACATGTTCATACTCATTGAAGCTGATGGTGATGAAATACTCATGCGCAGGGTTAGTGACACCACCCGAATCAGAGACACAGAACGCCTGCAGGACATTAACCTACATCAGGAGATGAACCGGGCCACAGCCATGGCATACGCAGTTTACACCGGAGCCACAGTTAAGATCATAGAAAATCACAACGACCAGTTAGAAAGTTCAGTTGAGGAAATGAAAAAAACCTTATAG
- a CDS encoding 50S ribosomal protein L18 has protein sequence MAQGSRYKVAFKRRREGKTNYGARLKLIGLDKHRLVVRVTGNHTIAQIVDVQMEGDQTLISAHSQEIKNMGWLASGKNTSAAYLTGYLCGRKAIKEGIEGAVLDMGLATSTKGSRVYAVIKGAIDAGLDVPHKDVILPSEDRITGEHISQYAQSLEKAEMEKKFSQYIQRGLSPMDLPDHFQSIKEKIEKEVS, from the coding sequence ATGGCACAAGGATCAAGATATAAAGTAGCATTTAAACGTAGAAGAGAAGGAAAGACAAACTACGGTGCTAGATTAAAACTAATAGGATTAGACAAGCACCGTCTGGTAGTTCGAGTCACTGGCAATCACACCATAGCTCAGATAGTAGATGTGCAGATGGAAGGAGACCAAACCCTGATCTCAGCCCATTCCCAGGAAATAAAAAACATGGGATGGTTGGCCAGTGGTAAAAACACCTCTGCCGCTTACCTCACCGGATACCTCTGTGGCAGGAAAGCCATCAAAGAAGGTATTGAAGGAGCAGTACTGGACATGGGACTGGCAACTTCCACTAAGGGATCAAGAGTGTATGCAGTCATTAAAGGAGCAATTGATGCCGGTCTGGACGTACCTCACAAAGATGTTATCCTTCCTTCTGAAGACAGAATCACAGGAGAACACATTTCCCAGTATGCCCAATCATTGGAGAAGGCAGAAATGGAGAAAAAGTTTTCCCAGTACATCCAGAGGGGACTATCCCCCATGGACTTACCTGATCACTTTCAAAGTATCAAGGAAAAGATCGAAAAAGAGGTATCATAA
- the secY gene encoding preprotein translocase subunit SecY: MLKEALLPIFSYLPQVKSPSYRVPFKEKLKWTGVILILYFILSQIPLFGLSPTAVDQFAQLRAVMAGSFGSIITMGIGPIVSASIILQLLVGGKILNLDLSQHDDKAFFQGTQKLLAVVFTIFEASVLVLTGALSTSSPEFVWIVILQIVIGGILIIFLDEVVSKWGFGSGVGLFIAAGVSAQIIIGTLNPLSSPTSPGVPSGAIPQFIYLLTTSQPDFSLLIPIIAVVAVFLVVVYAESMRVEIPLSFGGVKGARGKYPLKFIYASNMPVILTSALLLNVQLFAALFQKLGFPILGTVSNGKAISGVAYYLTTPYGLSSILTNPLQVAIYGVVFIASCVLFAWLWVELSNIGPKAVAKQLHGMGMQIPGFRSSRTQFERLLKKYIPAITILGGAFVGLLAFGADLTGALGGGTGVLLTVGIVYKLYEEIAQEQLMDMHPMLRKFLGD; this comes from the coding sequence TTGTTGAAGGAAGCTCTTCTGCCGATTTTCTCATATTTACCCCAGGTAAAATCACCAAGTTACCGGGTCCCCTTTAAAGAAAAATTAAAGTGGACCGGGGTAATCCTGATACTTTACTTCATATTAAGTCAAATACCCTTATTCGGTCTTAGCCCTACTGCGGTAGATCAATTTGCCCAGTTGAGGGCGGTTATGGCCGGTAGTTTTGGTTCTATAATTACCATGGGTATTGGGCCGATTGTATCAGCATCCATTATACTCCAGCTCCTGGTTGGAGGTAAGATCCTGAATCTGGATCTCTCACAGCATGATGATAAGGCTTTCTTCCAGGGAACTCAGAAACTCCTTGCAGTTGTATTCACCATATTTGAAGCTTCAGTTTTAGTACTCACCGGTGCACTGTCCACATCATCACCTGAATTTGTGTGGATCGTGATCCTGCAGATCGTCATTGGAGGAATACTAATAATCTTCCTTGATGAAGTGGTCTCCAAATGGGGATTCGGAAGTGGAGTTGGATTATTCATCGCAGCCGGTGTTTCAGCCCAGATAATTATTGGAACTTTAAATCCATTATCCTCACCAACCTCACCAGGAGTGCCTTCCGGTGCCATACCCCAATTCATATACCTGTTAACCACCAGTCAACCTGACTTCAGTCTACTGATACCAATCATTGCCGTGGTTGCAGTGTTCCTGGTAGTGGTTTATGCTGAGAGTATGCGGGTGGAAATACCATTATCCTTCGGAGGGGTAAAGGGAGCCAGGGGTAAATATCCATTAAAGTTCATCTATGCCAGTAACATGCCGGTTATATTAACCAGCGCATTACTCTTAAACGTGCAGCTATTCGCTGCCCTGTTCCAGAAATTAGGATTCCCTATACTAGGAACAGTATCCAATGGTAAAGCCATTAGTGGGGTGGCCTATTATTTAACCACTCCTTATGGGCTTTCCAGTATTCTGACCAACCCCCTGCAAGTGGCAATTTATGGTGTGGTATTCATAGCATCATGTGTGTTATTTGCATGGCTATGGGTGGAACTGAGTAACATAGGACCCAAAGCAGTGGCCAAACAATTACATGGAATGGGAATGCAGATTCCTGGATTCAGGAGTAGCCGTACCCAGTTTGAAAGACTACTCAAAAAATACATTCCCGCAATCACAATCCTGGGAGGTGCCTTCGTAGGTCTTCTGGCCTTTGGAGCTGATCTCACAGGCGCACTGGGAGGGGGAACTGGTGTTCTCTTGACTGTGGGTATTGTATACAAACTCTATGAAGAAATAGCCCAGGAGCAGCTCATGGACATGCACCCAATGCTCAGGAAGTTCTTAGGTGATTAA
- the cmk gene encoding (d)CMP kinase has translation MIITIGGPAGSGTSTTSRILSEKTGIPYISAGDIFRQMAAERDMDVLQFSKFAEGNLKIDQEIDQRQAKLADEADDLIVEGRISAYFVDADLKVWCNAPLDVRAERISQRENKSIELAREEIITREASEAQRYMEIHNIDINNMDVYDIVINTHAFKADSVAQIIVKVTEVIKCPQ, from the coding sequence ATGATCATAACCATCGGTGGACCCGCTGGAAGCGGAACAAGTACAACCTCCCGCATACTATCTGAAAAAACAGGAATCCCCTACATATCTGCAGGGGACATATTCCGTCAGATGGCTGCCGAAAGGGATATGGATGTACTCCAATTCAGCAAATTCGCCGAGGGAAACCTGAAAATAGACCAGGAAATAGACCAGAGACAGGCTAAATTAGCTGACGAAGCTGATGATCTCATTGTTGAAGGTCGCATTTCAGCCTATTTTGTAGATGCTGATTTGAAGGTATGGTGCAATGCACCCCTGGATGTTCGCGCAGAGCGTATCAGCCAAAGGGAAAATAAATCCATTGAACTTGCCCGAGAAGAGATCATAACCCGAGAAGCCAGTGAGGCCCAGCGGTACATGGAAATACACAACATAGACATTAACAACATGGATGTCTACGATATTGTAATTAACACTCACGCCTTTAAGGCGGATAGCGTTGCCCAAATCATAGTAAAAGTAACTGAGGTGATCAAATGCCCGCAATAG
- a CDS encoding 50S ribosomal protein L32e: MRKPKFRRQEWHRYKKLGENWRKARGKLSKARRYQARKPAIPTIGYCSPRATKGLHPSGYQDILVCNLKELENLDPATQAGRISSTIGLRKREVMLQKARELGIKILN, from the coding sequence ATGAGGAAACCAAAATTCAGGAGACAAGAATGGCACAGGTACAAAAAACTGGGCGAAAACTGGAGGAAAGCCAGGGGTAAACTCAGTAAAGCAAGAAGGTATCAAGCTCGTAAACCTGCCATACCCACCATTGGTTACTGCTCACCCAGAGCTACCAAAGGACTCCATCCATCTGGATACCAGGATATTCTGGTGTGCAACCTAAAAGAACTTGAAAATCTGGATCCTGCAACCCAGGCTGGAAGAATCAGTTCAACCATAGGACTTAGGAAAAGGGAAGTTATGCTCCAGAAAGCCAGGGAGCTGGGAATTAAGATCTTAAATTAA
- the rpsE gene encoding 30S ribosomal protein S5 has translation MNDYNTEEWEPKTNLGRMVKEGQITSIDEIFDRGLPIMELEIVDSLLPDLEEEVMDVNLVQRMHKSGRKVNFRVIVAVGNKNGYVGLGQGKAKEVGPAIRKAVDNAKYNVIKVRRGCGDWGCVCGREHTVPFKVEGKKGSVRVTLIPAPGGVGMVIGNVGKTILGLAGIDDVWSQTMGQTQTTINFAGAVFDALKKLSMVKAPTKDLKKLGVCVE, from the coding sequence ATGAATGATTATAACACCGAAGAATGGGAACCCAAAACCAATCTAGGTCGCATGGTAAAGGAGGGTCAGATAACCAGTATCGATGAGATATTCGATCGTGGCCTACCTATCATGGAACTGGAAATTGTGGATTCCCTGCTCCCAGATCTCGAAGAAGAGGTCATGGATGTTAACCTGGTGCAGAGAATGCACAAATCCGGACGTAAAGTGAACTTCCGAGTTATAGTAGCAGTGGGAAACAAAAACGGTTACGTTGGATTGGGACAGGGTAAAGCCAAAGAAGTAGGTCCTGCCATACGAAAAGCAGTTGACAACGCCAAATACAATGTCATCAAAGTCCGTCGAGGATGCGGTGACTGGGGATGTGTCTGCGGACGAGAACACACCGTACCCTTCAAAGTGGAAGGTAAAAAAGGCAGTGTTCGTGTAACCCTCATACCCGCCCCTGGTGGAGTTGGAATGGTAATTGGAAACGTGGGTAAAACCATACTTGGACTGGCTGGAATTGACGATGTATGGTCTCAGACCATGGGACAGACCCAGACCACCATCAACTTTGCAGGTGCAGTATTCGATGCCCTTAAAAAGTTAAGCATGGTAAAAGCCCCAACCAAAGACCTTAAAAAACTGGGCGTCTGTGTGGAGTAA
- a CDS encoding 50S ribosomal protein L30 translates to MIIALRVRGRTGIKGDISDTLDMLRLTRINHAVLLPENDSYMGMLRKGKDYITWGEIDSETLTQLIEKRGRFPGRERFTPEAMTGDYSSAEELSEAIINGETTLEESGLKPIFRLHPPRKGYSHIRKSFKEGGTLGYRGEEISQLIKKMI, encoded by the coding sequence ATGATTATAGCATTAAGAGTCAGGGGACGTACTGGAATCAAGGGAGACATATCCGACACCCTGGATATGCTCCGCCTAACCAGAATAAATCACGCAGTCCTTTTACCTGAAAATGACAGTTACATGGGAATGCTCAGGAAAGGAAAGGACTACATAACCTGGGGTGAAATAGACTCAGAAACACTAACCCAACTCATAGAAAAAAGAGGACGATTCCCTGGAAGGGAAAGATTCACTCCTGAAGCAATGACTGGAGATTACTCCTCAGCAGAGGAACTATCCGAAGCAATCATAAATGGAGAAACCACACTAGAAGAATCTGGTTTGAAACCAATCTTTAGACTACATCCTCCACGAAAAGGTTACAGTCACATTCGGAAAAGTTTCAAAGAAGGAGGAACACTGGGTTACAGGGGAGAAGAAATATCCCAACTCATTAAAAAAATGATCTAA
- a CDS encoding EMC3/TMCO1 family protein, translated as MAFEFITQPIFGALSFVFMPMVNTFGPMLGVFVISTIIAFFITLANKLLVDQDRLQFLQKEMKDFQKETMAAQKSGDAKAMAEVQKKQAEFMNLQKEMMMNSFKPMIVTFIPILLVFWWMAAEPAINKLVVELPSFVFYVLLVPLFHMFYQQTPGVPYMAIEWLGWYILCSFAMSLLFRKFMGLKSGGI; from the coding sequence ATGGCATTTGAATTTATAACTCAACCAATTTTCGGTGCATTGAGCTTCGTGTTCATGCCAATGGTCAACACGTTTGGCCCCATGTTAGGTGTGTTCGTAATCTCCACCATAATAGCATTTTTCATAACCCTGGCCAACAAACTACTGGTGGACCAGGACCGGTTGCAGTTTTTGCAGAAGGAAATGAAAGATTTCCAGAAGGAGACCATGGCAGCCCAGAAATCAGGTGATGCTAAAGCAATGGCAGAAGTTCAGAAGAAACAGGCAGAATTCATGAACCTGCAGAAGGAGATGATGATGAACTCCTTTAAACCCATGATCGTCACCTTCATACCCATACTACTGGTCTTCTGGTGGATGGCTGCTGAACCTGCAATCAACAAATTAGTGGTGGAATTACCATCATTTGTATTCTACGTCCTACTGGTTCCTCTGTTCCACATGTTCTACCAACAGACACCTGGAGTTCCCTACATGGCCATTGAATGGTTGGGATGGTACATTTTATGCTCATTTGCCATGTCTTTACTGTTCCGAAAATTCATGGGACTTAAGAGTGGGGGAATATAG
- a CDS encoding 50S ribosomal protein L34e encodes MPALRYRSRTYKRRFRRTPGGETVLHYKKKKPKKHHCAECGKLLHGVPRGRPYQIRKLAKSKKRPNRPFGGNLCTECTRRFYKDQARSLLESQESNTQEDIEE; translated from the coding sequence ATGCCAGCGTTAAGATACAGATCACGTACGTACAAAAGAAGATTCCGTAGAACCCCTGGAGGCGAAACCGTCCTCCACTACAAAAAGAAAAAACCTAAAAAGCACCACTGTGCTGAATGTGGTAAACTGTTACATGGGGTTCCACGAGGAAGACCTTACCAGATAAGAAAACTCGCCAAGTCTAAAAAAAGACCAAACCGACCATTCGGTGGTAACCTATGCACAGAATGCACACGTAGGTTTTACAAAGATCAGGCCAGATCTCTCTTGGAATCTCAAGAGAGCAATACTCAAGAAGATATTGAGGAATAG